A single region of the Candidatus Afararchaeum irisae genome encodes:
- a CDS encoding transposase: SNASKFQQWAFNKLQELTKYKAEEYGILVDDVKPQYTSQRCSHSECGFTHEDNRDGDEFECLKCGKELHADYNAARNIGWRLVQHWLKSGAGRADCQVALKSGTLNANGEYSPATSRGQSGSPLTSPPL, encoded by the coding sequence ATCGAACGCTTCTAAGTTCCAGCAGTGGGCGTTCAACAAGCTCCAAGAACTCACGAAGTACAAGGCTGAAGAGTACGGTATCCTCGTGGATGACGTGAAGCCACAATACACGTCACAACGGTGCAGCCATTCGGAGTGTGGGTTCACGCACGAGGATAACCGCGATGGTGACGAGTTCGAGTGCCTGAAGTGTGGAAAGGAACTCCACGCGGATTACAACGCCGCTCGGAACATCGGGTGGCGTCTTGTCCAGCACTGGCTCAAGTCTGGTGCTGGACGGGCGGACTGTCAGGTCGCCCTCAAGTCAGGGACACTGAACGCGAACGGCGAATATTCGCCTGCCACGTCTCGTGGCCAGAGCGGGAGTCCACTGACAAGCCCACCGCTTTAG
- a CDS encoding BMP family ABC transporter substrate-binding protein, translating into MRAETVERGTQTALTTKKGLQNTGDTHEGTETVRAAFVYHDAVGDFGWQWAHDQARRAVEDDFDWVETEVFENVSPEGSEPRFRQYAERGFDVIFGTSWGYMNPMYEVAPDYPDVAFEHCSGYRQRDNLGCYFGRMYEPRYLTGVAAGLLTETDRLGYVAAFPISEVIRGINGFALGASSVNEDVTVSVRYTQTWNDAGVESNTAERLIEEGVDVMAQHQNFPAAAETAAEEGIWATGYNSDIGDLIEENYVTSPVWNWEVFYADAVNEIRDGSWESDFYWKGIESGIVGLSDWGSGVPDEVIERVETKRGEILNGDLSIWRGTRFEEFDTTQLFRNVDSYVGSVEGEVPQ; encoded by the coding sequence TTGAGAGCCGAGACGGTGGAACGCGGGACTCAGACGGCTCTGACCACAAAAAAAGGTCTTCAGAACACCGGGGACACACACGAGGGGACAGAGACCGTGAGGGCTGCCTTCGTCTACCACGACGCAGTCGGGGACTTCGGCTGGCAGTGGGCTCACGACCAGGCTAGACGTGCCGTCGAAGACGACTTCGACTGGGTGGAGACCGAGGTGTTTGAGAATGTCTCGCCCGAGGGATCAGAGCCGCGTTTCAGACAGTACGCCGAGCGAGGCTTTGATGTAATCTTCGGGACGTCCTGGGGCTACATGAACCCGATGTACGAGGTCGCACCCGACTATCCCGACGTGGCTTTCGAGCACTGTTCGGGGTACAGGCAGCGTGACAACCTCGGCTGTTACTTCGGACGTATGTACGAACCGAGATACCTCACAGGTGTCGCCGCAGGGCTCCTTACAGAGACCGACAGGCTCGGATACGTCGCTGCCTTTCCGATCTCCGAGGTCATAAGAGGAATAAATGGCTTCGCTCTCGGGGCGTCTTCAGTTAACGAAGACGTGACTGTGTCTGTGAGATACACTCAGACGTGGAACGACGCCGGGGTAGAGAGCAACACGGCTGAGAGGCTGATCGAAGAGGGGGTCGACGTGATGGCACAGCACCAGAACTTTCCCGCAGCCGCTGAGACAGCAGCCGAGGAAGGGATCTGGGCGACGGGTTACAACTCCGACATAGGTGATCTGATAGAGGAGAACTACGTTACATCGCCCGTCTGGAACTGGGAGGTCTTCTACGCAGACGCAGTCAACGAGATACGTGACGGTAGCTGGGAGTCGGACTTCTACTGGAAGGGGATCGAGTCGGGTATAGTGGGTCTCTCCGACTGGGGCTCCGGGGTACCCGACGAAGTCATAGAAAGGGTCGAGACGAAGAGAGGGGAAATACTCAACGGTGATCTGAGTATCTGGAGAGGCACACGTTTCGAGGAGTTCGACACGACCCAGCTCTTCCGAAACGTCGACAGCTATGTCGGCTCCGTCGAGGGGGAAGTACCACAGTAA